A window from Procambarus clarkii isolate CNS0578487 unplaced genomic scaffold, FALCON_Pclarkii_2.0 HiC_scaffold_1373, whole genome shotgun sequence encodes these proteins:
- the LOC138362166 gene encoding tenascin-like — YRCGQYRWGQYRCSQYRCGQYRCGQYRCGQYRCGQYRCGQYRCGQYRCGQYRCGQYRCGQYRCGQYRCGQYRCGQYRCGQYRCGQYRCGQYRCGQYRCGQYRCGQYRCGQYRCGQYRCGQYRCGQYRCGQYRCGQYRCGQYRCGQYRCGQYRCGQYWCGQYRCGQYRCGQYWCGQYRCGQYWCGQYRCGQYRCGQYWCGQYRCGQYRCGQYWCGQYRCGQYRCGQYRCGQYWCGQYRCGQYRCGQYRCGQYRCGQYRCGQYRCGQYRCGQYWCGQYRCGQYRGGQYRCGQYRCGQYWCGQYRCGQYRCGQYRCGQYWCGQYRCGQYRCGQYRCGQYRCGQYRSGQYRCGQYQCSQYQCGQYRCGQYQCSQYRCGQYWCGQYRCGQYRCGQYRSGQYRCGQYRSGQYQCSQYRCGQYQCSQYQCGQYRCGQYRCGQYQCSQYQCGQYRCGQYQCGQYQCGQYRCRQYRYLVILGSIYD; from the coding sequence TACCGGTGCGGCCAGTACCGGTGGGGCCAGTACCGGTGTAGCCAGTACCGGTGTGGCCAGTACCGGTGTGGCCAGTACCGGTGCGGTCAGTACAGGTGCGGCCAGTACCGGTGTGGCCAGTACCGGTGTGGCCAGTACCGGTGCGGTCAGTACCGGTGTGGCCAGTACCGGTGCGGTCAGTACCGGTGCGGCCAGTACCGGTGCGGTCAGTACCGGTGTGGCCAGTACCGGTGTGGTCAGTACCGGTGTGGCCAGTACCGGTGTGGCCAGTACCGATGTGGCCAGTACCGGTGTGGCCAGTACCGGTGTGGCCAGTACCGGTGTGGCCAGTACCGGTGTGGCCAGTACCGGTGTGGCCAGTACCGGTGTGGTCAGTACCGGTGTGGCCAGTACCGGTGCGGTCAGTACCGGTGCGGTCAGTACCGGTGCGGCCAGTACCGGTGTGGCCAGTACCGGTGCGGTCAGTACTGGTGCGGTCAGTACCGGTGCGGTCAGTACCGGTGCGGCCAGTACTGGTGCGGTCAGTACCGGTGCGGCCAGTACTGGTGTGGCCAGTACCGGTGTGGCCAGTACCGGTGCGGTCAGTACTGGTGCGGTCAGTACCGGTGCGGTCAGTACCGGTGCGGTCAGTACTGGTGCGGTCAGTACCGGTGCGGCCAGTACCGGTGTGGCCAGTACCGGTGCGGTCAGTACTGGTGCGGTCAGTACCGGTGCGGCCAGTACCGGTGTGGCCAGTACCGGTGCGGTCAGTACCGGTGCGGTCAGTACCGGTGCGGCCAGTACCGGTGTGGCCAGTACCGGTGCGGTCAGTACTGGTGCGGTCAGTACCGGTGCGGTCAGTACCGGGGCGGCCAGTACCGGTGTGGCCAGTACCGGTGCGGTCAGTACTGGTGCGGTCAGTACCGGTGCGGCCAGTACCGGTGTGGCCAGTACCGGTGCGGTCAGTACTGGTGCGGTCAGTACCGGTGCGGCCAGTACCGGTGCGGTCAGTACCGGTGCGGTCAGTACCGGTGCGGCCAGTACCGGAGCGGTCAGTACCGGTGCGGCCAGTACCAGTGCAGTCAGTACCAGTGTGGCCAGTACCGGTGCGGCCAGTACCAGTGCAGTCAGTACCGGTGCGGTCAGTACTGGTGCGGTCAGTACCGGTGCGGTCAGTACCGGTGTGGCCAGTACCGGAGCGGGCAGTACCGGTGCGGCCAGTACCGGAGCGGCCAGTACCAGTGCAGTCAGTACCGGTGCGGCCAGTACCAGTGCAGTCAGTACCAGTGTGGCCAGTACCGGTGCGGCCAGTACCGGTGTGGCCAGTACCAGTGCAGTCAGTACCAGTGTGGCCAGTACCGGTGCGGCCAGTACCAGTGTGGCCAGTACCAGTGCGGCCAGTACCGGTGTCGCCAGTACCGGTACCTAGTAATTCTAGGCTCCATATATGACTGA